Proteins encoded in a region of the Esox lucius isolate fEsoLuc1 chromosome 9, fEsoLuc1.pri, whole genome shotgun sequence genome:
- the LOC117594909 gene encoding uncharacterized protein LOC117594909 — protein MEELETGWRSIDAFQIPPPWYQETQPVVPYLEKRALVWCTAPVTLHSIALHCVTLHSIALHCVTLHSIALHCVTVYSITLHCVTLHSIALHCVTVYSITLHCVTVYSIALHCVTLHSIALHCVTVYSITLHCVTVYSITLHCVTLYSITLHCVTLHSIALHCVTVYSITLHCVTLYSIALHCVTLYSISLYSISLRSHSTQYRPTLCHCTVSPYTVSLYTVSPYTVSPYTVTLYSITLHSIALHCVTLYSVTLHCHYTVSPYTVSPYSVTIQYHPIQCHYTVSPYSVTLYSITLYSVTVYIYMYYNFQLHQ, from the exons ATGGAGGAGTTGGAAACTGGGTGGAGG TCGATTGATGCCTTCCAAATACCTCCTCCCTGGTACCAGGAAACACAGCCTGTTGTGCCCTACTTAGAGAAAAGGGCCCTTGTTTGGTGCACGGCCCCAGTCACTCTACACAGTATCGCCCTACACTGTGTCACTCTACACAGTATCGCCCTACACTGTGTCACTCTACACAGTATCGCCCtacactgtgtcactgtatacaGTATCACCCTACACTGTGTCACTCTACACAGTATCGCCCtacactgtgtcactgtatacagtatcaccctacactgtgtcactgtatacaGTATCGCCCTACACTGTGTCACTCTACACAGTATCGCCCtacactgtgtcactgtatacagtatcaccctacactgtgtcactgtatacaGTATCACCCTACACTGTGTCACTCTATACAGTATCACCCTACACTGTGTCACTCTACACAGTATCGCCCtacactgtgtcactgtatacaGTATCACCCTACACTGTGTCACTCTATACAGTATC GCCCTACACTGTGTCACTCTATACAGTATCAGCCTATACAGTATCAGCCTACGCAGTCACTCTACACAGTATCGCCCtacactgtgtcactgtacagTATCCCCCTACACTGTGTCACTCTATACAGTATCACCCTACACAGTATCGCCCTACACTGTCACTCTATACAGTATCACCCTACACAGTATCGCCCTACACTGTGTCACTCTATACAGTGTCACCCTACATTGTCACTACACAGTATCACCCTATACAGTATCAC CCTACAGTGTCACTATACAGTATCACCCTATACAGTGTCACTATACAGTATCACCCTACAGTGTCACTCTATACAGTATCACCCTATACAGtgtcactgtatatatttatatgtactaTAATTTTCAACTGCATCAATGA